A genomic stretch from Euwallacea fornicatus isolate EFF26 chromosome 28, ASM4011564v1, whole genome shotgun sequence includes:
- the mRpL12 gene encoding uncharacterized protein mRpL12: MQNATKIAVRSSFRQWRNLHKSVSALQSTETQAAPIDMLEIPPPSTIDKPVSPKIDKLVTEISQLNLIEVSELSTALKKRLNLPDAPIFPAGGFAAAAPSEEDQEIAAPVKVQTAFTVKLMKFDEKQKVALIKEMKNLMEGMNLVQAKKFVESAPAVVKADLPKDEADKLKEAIEKVGGVIEIS; this comes from the exons ATGCAGAACGCTACTAAGATAGCCGTAAGGTCATCGTTCAGGCAGTGGCGAAACCTCCATAAAAG CGTTTCAGCATTGCAGAGCACAGAAACCCAAGCAGCCCCAATAGATATGCTTGAAATTCCTCCTCCCAGCACCATAGATAAACCTGTGTCaccaaaaattgataaactaGTTACCGAGATTTCCCAACTGAACCTAATTGAAGTCTCTGAACTGAGTACTGCCTTAAAAAAAAGGCTAAATCTCCCTGATGCACCAATTTTTCCTGCCGGAGGCTTTGCTGCAGCAGCTCCTTCTGAAGAAGACCAGGAGATAGCAGCTCCAGTCAAAGTTCAAACAGCCTTTACTGTTAAACTTATGAAGTTTGACGAGAAACAAAAAGTAGCACTgataaaagaaatgaaaaacctTATGGAAGGCATGAATTTGGTGCAGGCTAAAAAGTTTGTGGAAAGCGCCCCTGCAGTTGTTAAGGCTGACCTCCCAAAAGATGAGGCTGACAAGTTGAAAGAGGCAATTGAGAAAGTTGGAGGGGTTatagaaatttcataa